A single genomic interval of Acidobacteriota bacterium harbors:
- a CDS encoding sigma-54 dependent transcriptional regulator — MKYSVLIVDDDSLVNEFLVETLQRADYETEAVLSGEEGLERFRARHFDIVLTDLKMDQMDGIALLDNIKQLVPQTVVVIMTAYGTVETAVTAIKKGAYDFLLKPVLPETLELMLYRISETLDLRAENALLRKDLAHKFQNIVGKSKLMTEIFDLVETVADARTTVLLTGASGTGKELVARAIHYSSNRRERPFVKLNCAALPENLVEAELFGYEKGAFTDAKKTNRGRFELADGGTLLLDEISEMPLNLQSKLLRVIQEREFERVGSATTISVDVRLIATTNRNLREYIAEARFREDLYYRLNVIPIYLPPLRDRKEDIPVLVEHFIDKYNRENDKGITGLNRMALRLLMKYDWPGNVRELENLLERAVVTTRGEYLTEDDFPPELAIGRVDAGVPGLSVPMKLEEGSRYLILKTLEKYNGNKTKAAEALGITTRTIRNKLAEYQVKEKTTDAPLVG, encoded by the coding sequence ATGAAGTACTCGGTTCTGATCGTTGATGACGACAGCCTGGTAAACGAGTTCCTTGTGGAAACCCTGCAGCGGGCCGACTACGAAACCGAAGCGGTTCTTTCCGGCGAGGAAGGGCTGGAAAGGTTCCGGGCGCGCCATTTCGACATCGTTCTGACCGATCTGAAGATGGACCAGATGGACGGTATCGCCCTGCTTGACAACATCAAGCAGCTGGTGCCGCAGACGGTAGTGGTTATCATGACCGCTTACGGCACGGTTGAGACGGCCGTAACGGCCATTAAGAAAGGCGCCTACGACTTTCTGCTCAAGCCGGTTCTGCCGGAGACGCTGGAGCTGATGCTGTACCGTATTTCCGAAACGCTCGATCTCCGAGCCGAAAACGCCCTGCTCCGCAAGGACCTTGCGCACAAGTTTCAGAACATTGTCGGCAAATCGAAGCTGATGACGGAGATATTCGATCTTGTGGAAACCGTGGCCGATGCCCGGACGACCGTCCTGCTGACGGGCGCATCCGGTACCGGCAAGGAACTCGTCGCCCGCGCCATACATTATTCCTCCAACCGGCGCGAACGCCCGTTTGTCAAACTCAATTGCGCCGCCCTGCCCGAGAACCTCGTGGAGGCGGAACTGTTCGGCTACGAGAAGGGCGCGTTTACGGACGCCAAGAAAACCAATCGAGGTCGGTTTGAACTGGCCGACGGCGGCACTCTCCTGCTCGACGAGATCTCCGAGATGCCCCTTAACCTTCAATCCAAGCTGTTGCGGGTCATCCAGGAACGGGAGTTTGAGCGCGTCGGCTCCGCGACGACCATTTCGGTTGACGTTCGGCTTATCGCCACCACCAACCGGAATCTCAGGGAGTACATCGCGGAAGCAAGATTTCGTGAGGACCTGTACTACCGGTTGAACGTCATTCCCATATACCTTCCGCCGCTCAGGGATCGCAAAGAGGATATCCCCGTTCTGGTGGAGCACTTTATCGACAAGTACAACCGCGAGAACGACAAGGGCATCACGGGGCTCAACCGCATGGCGCTTCGCCTTCTGATGAAGTACGATTGGCCCGGCAACGTCCGTGAGCTCGAGAACCTTTTGGAGCGGGCCGTGGTGACCACCCGCGGTGAGTACCTGACGGAGGATGATTTTCCCCCCGAGCTGGCCATTGGAAGGGTCGATGCCGGCGTACCGGGCCTCAGCGTTCCCATGAAGCTCGAGGAGGGGAGCAGGTATCTGATTCTCAAGACTCTCGAAAAGTATAACGGGAACAAGACGAAGGCAGCCGAGGCGCTCGGCATCACTACGCGTACTATCCGCAACAAGCTGGCCGAGTACCAGGTCAAGGAAAAGACTACCGACGCACCCCTAGTCGGGTGA
- a CDS encoding flagellar motor protein, with protein MDLATILGIALAVAAILGGYTLEGGHIDALFLIAPIIIVVGGTLGATMVTTSFSTVLQVPRYLRLATFGQASSVAGGIEAIVKMAEKARREGILGLEPDLVRISDPFFRKAVQLLIDGTEVTVLREILETEIACKEERHKRGISFFQKAGGFSPTLGILGTVLGLVHALGSTSDATKMATAIAAAFIATLWGVGLANLLFLPLSDKLRLRHEEEMTYLELITEGIVAIQSGDNPRGIRIRLQSFVAPQHRQQEG; from the coding sequence ATGGACCTTGCCACCATACTCGGCATAGCTCTGGCCGTTGCAGCCATCCTGGGTGGTTACACTCTTGAGGGCGGCCATATCGATGCCTTGTTCCTGATTGCGCCGATCATAATCGTCGTTGGCGGAACGCTCGGCGCGACCATGGTAACCACTTCTTTCAGCACCGTTCTTCAGGTTCCGCGCTACCTGCGCCTGGCCACCTTCGGCCAGGCCAGTTCGGTGGCCGGCGGTATCGAGGCGATTGTCAAGATGGCCGAGAAAGCCCGGCGGGAAGGCATTCTTGGCCTGGAACCGGATCTTGTAAGGATATCCGATCCCTTCTTCAGGAAAGCCGTGCAGCTGCTTATAGACGGCACGGAAGTCACCGTCCTGAGGGAGATTCTGGAGACGGAGATTGCCTGCAAAGAGGAGCGCCATAAGCGCGGCATCAGTTTTTTCCAGAAGGCCGGCGGTTTTTCGCCTACCCTCGGAATCCTCGGGACCGTTCTGGGGCTGGTTCACGCACTGGGCAGTACTTCTGACGCCACGAAGATGGCCACTGCCATTGCGGCTGCTTTTATTGCCACCCTGTGGGGAGTCGGACTGGCCAATCTCCTTTTCCTTCCCCTCTCCGACAAACTCCGGCTCCGCCACGAGGAGGAGATGACCTACCTGGAACTGATCACGGAAGGCATCGTCGCCATCCAGTCCGGGGACAACCCCCGCGGTATTCGGATCCGACTGCAGTCTTTCGTGGCCCCCCAGCACCGTCAGCAGGAGGGGTAA
- a CDS encoding flagellar motor protein MotB translates to MPRRRRKLTDSENLDRWLLTYADLITLLLAFFIVMYSMSQVDAKRFGKVAEALHGVLKGGDFVIKRDGASRKTGHGLLELGNLQMIQRQVEERFKGVGKQDVIETEITERGLVVHIVESALFNEGVADLEPRAVDVLDIIGNQVRGLPNHIRIEGHTDDRPISTTVYPSNWELSSARATEVVRYLLDGQSISPDRISALGYGEYRPVRRNNSIENRAANRRVDIVILTMELTLKEPTSQLYWVTRQQ, encoded by the coding sequence ATGCCTCGACGACGCCGGAAACTCACTGACAGCGAAAACCTTGATCGCTGGCTCCTGACCTACGCAGACCTGATCACGCTGCTGCTGGCGTTTTTCATCGTGATGTATTCCATGTCCCAGGTCGATGCCAAGCGGTTCGGCAAGGTGGCCGAAGCTCTCCACGGCGTGCTAAAGGGGGGAGACTTTGTGATAAAGCGTGACGGCGCCAGCCGCAAGACGGGCCACGGTCTGCTGGAACTGGGCAATCTCCAGATGATTCAACGGCAAGTTGAGGAACGGTTCAAAGGAGTGGGCAAACAGGACGTCATTGAAACCGAGATTACCGAGCGCGGCCTGGTCGTGCACATCGTCGAATCGGCTCTTTTCAACGAAGGAGTCGCCGACCTGGAGCCGAGAGCCGTGGACGTGCTGGACATAATCGGCAACCAGGTACGCGGCCTGCCGAATCACATCCGGATTGAGGGTCACACCGATGATCGTCCGATCTCCACTACCGTCTATCCATCGAACTGGGAGCTTTCCTCGGCCCGGGCCACCGAGGTGGTGCGGTATCTTCTGGACGGCCAGTCGATTTCTCCGGATCGCATTTCGGCCCTGGGGTACGGCGAATACCGTCCCGTGCGGCGCAATAATTCCATTGAAAACCGGGCCGCCAACCGGCGGGTCGACATCGTAATCCTGACCATGGAGCTCACCCTCAAGGAGCCGACCTCACAACTGTACTGGGTAACCCGTCAGCAGTAA
- the flgB gene encoding flagellar basal body rod protein FlgB, with amino-acid sequence MLSKLVFDRIGVPANRKFLDLAALRHRFISGNVANASTPGYKARDIDFKTEFARMTSRTSHIAGYRTDQRHIPLGSHQARQPEVQTEPIARGDMNSVDIDREVSNMAQNELLFTVGARLLQKKFEGLRKAITSK; translated from the coding sequence ATGCTCTCAAAACTGGTCTTTGACCGGATCGGGGTTCCTGCCAATCGGAAGTTCCTCGATCTGGCCGCTTTGCGCCACCGATTCATTAGCGGCAACGTGGCCAATGCGTCCACCCCGGGATACAAGGCGCGCGACATTGATTTCAAAACCGAGTTCGCCAGGATGACCTCGCGCACCAGTCACATCGCTGGTTACCGCACCGACCAGCGACACATTCCCCTCGGCAGTCATCAGGCGCGCCAGCCGGAGGTGCAGACGGAACCGATAGCCCGGGGCGATATGAATTCGGTGGATATCGACCGGGAGGTGTCAAACATGGCCCAGAACGAGTTGCTGTTCACCGTCGGGGCGCGTCTCCTGCAGAAGAAGTTTGAGGGCTTGCGCAAGGCGATCACGAGCAAGTGA
- the flgC gene encoding flagellar basal body rod protein FlgC, with protein sequence MGGILNAIEISSRGLSVQRGKMNVVAENMANAETTETVEGGPYRRKRVVVTEEKPRPEFRTFLKQADGHLVRTHGAHRKGYGAPAARKEQPSTVRMKEVADPESSYKLINDPTHPDADEQGYVRMPDIDIIEEMVDMMAATRGYEANTVAIGAAKKMARNALDI encoded by the coding sequence ATGGGCGGTATTCTGAATGCCATCGAAATTTCTTCGCGGGGCCTTTCGGTTCAGCGAGGTAAGATGAACGTCGTGGCGGAAAACATGGCCAATGCCGAGACGACGGAAACGGTCGAAGGAGGGCCGTATCGGCGCAAGCGCGTGGTCGTGACCGAGGAAAAACCACGGCCGGAGTTCAGGACCTTTCTGAAGCAGGCCGACGGCCATCTGGTCAGGACGCATGGGGCCCATCGCAAGGGATACGGCGCGCCGGCCGCGCGCAAAGAACAGCCGTCAACTGTCCGCATGAAAGAGGTTGCCGACCCGGAAAGCAGCTACAAGCTGATCAATGACCCGACTCATCCCGACGCCGACGAACAGGGCTACGTGAGGATGCCGGATATCGACATCATCGAAGAAATGGTTGATATGATGGCCGCTACGCGGGGCTACGAAGCAAACACGGTGGCCATCGGTGCGGCCAAGAAGATGGCCAGGAATGCGCTCGATATTTAA
- the fliE gene encoding flagellar hook-basal body complex protein FliE, with amino-acid sequence MSGTVLNTGRLVPGLVERVASAPATPSRNVDDGAGRFTDLFAELVNSVNDAQHAAAQTQQAFLAGEPVELHEVMIKAEEAGLTMDLLLEIRNKLMSAYSDIMRMPM; translated from the coding sequence ATGTCCGGTACCGTTCTAAATACAGGCAGGCTCGTTCCCGGCCTTGTCGAACGCGTCGCGAGCGCGCCGGCAACGCCGTCACGCAACGTCGATGATGGCGCCGGCCGGTTTACCGACCTGTTTGCCGAACTCGTGAACTCGGTGAACGATGCCCAGCACGCGGCCGCCCAGACCCAGCAGGCGTTCCTGGCGGGTGAACCCGTGGAACTCCACGAGGTCATGATAAAGGCCGAGGAAGCCGGGCTGACCATGGATCTGCTTCTGGAAATCCGTAACAAACTGATGAGCGCATACTCGGATATTATGCGCATGCCGATGTAG
- the fliF gene encoding flagellar basal-body MS-ring/collar protein FliF, with product MDQFKALFKNVAATVGRMTPAQVIMLFGLAAATVVGTVFAVGWITSVRYARLYSNLDQGDAGEVIARLEDQKINYRLSDNGTTVEIPAGQVYKTRISLASDGLPRGGSVGYSIFDQSNLGMTDFLQNLNFRRALEGELTRTIVQLREVQAARVHIVMPKERLFKEDRKEATASVLLKLTGAGTLSKHQINGIAHLVASSVEGLKPPNIAILDYDGNLLSSAQDADPVAGLSSSQLEVRKNVEQYLEEKAQTMLDGVLGTGKSVVRVTADLNFQQLERTSETYDPNAPSIRSEERTKSTNTTSDKAEELNESSGEENTEYTITNYELNKTVEHIINAIGGIERLSVAVTVDGTYDEVQNENGNKELIYQPRPQEEIDRLSAIVRNAVGFDQQRNDQLEVINISFDRRNLQEDREMLDTMYRREFYMDVARKVGLVLLVLFAFLLFRRKSKALFAALGRLAAPVGSVDALPIELSAPARPEPEVAAIRPDMRKPRLTDQMKATAKERPEEIAKVIKTMMIE from the coding sequence ATGGACCAATTCAAAGCACTCTTCAAGAATGTAGCGGCCACAGTCGGGCGTATGACCCCGGCTCAGGTCATTATGCTCTTCGGCCTGGCGGCGGCCACCGTTGTCGGTACCGTCTTCGCCGTCGGCTGGATCACGAGCGTGCGGTACGCCCGCTTGTATTCCAACCTTGACCAGGGCGACGCGGGCGAGGTCATTGCCCGCCTTGAAGACCAGAAGATCAACTACCGGCTGAGCGACAACGGCACCACGGTCGAAATCCCGGCCGGTCAGGTTTACAAAACGAGGATTTCTCTTGCCTCGGATGGCCTGCCGAGGGGCGGCAGCGTCGGTTACTCGATCTTCGACCAGAGCAACCTCGGCATGACCGATTTCCTGCAGAACCTGAACTTCCGCCGGGCGCTGGAGGGGGAACTGACGCGTACGATCGTGCAGTTGCGCGAGGTCCAGGCGGCGCGCGTACACATAGTCATGCCCAAAGAACGCCTGTTCAAGGAAGATCGCAAAGAGGCAACCGCTTCGGTTCTCCTCAAGCTGACCGGCGCGGGCACCCTGTCCAAGCATCAGATCAACGGCATTGCACACCTGGTTGCATCGTCGGTAGAGGGGCTCAAACCGCCTAATATCGCCATCCTGGATTACGACGGCAACCTGCTCTCGTCGGCGCAGGACGCCGACCCCGTGGCCGGGCTGTCCAGTTCGCAGCTCGAGGTGCGGAAAAACGTCGAGCAGTACCTGGAGGAAAAAGCGCAGACGATGCTTGACGGTGTGCTGGGCACCGGCAAATCCGTGGTGCGGGTCACGGCCGACCTGAATTTCCAGCAGCTCGAGCGGACCAGCGAGACTTACGATCCCAATGCTCCGTCAATCCGCAGCGAGGAGAGAACCAAGAGCACCAACACGACCAGCGACAAGGCAGAGGAACTCAACGAAAGCTCCGGCGAAGAAAACACGGAGTACACCATCACAAATTACGAACTGAATAAGACGGTTGAGCACATTATCAACGCCATTGGTGGTATCGAGCGGCTCTCGGTGGCGGTTACGGTCGACGGTACGTACGACGAAGTCCAGAACGAGAACGGCAACAAGGAGCTGATCTACCAGCCCCGGCCGCAGGAGGAGATTGACAGGTTGTCGGCGATTGTCCGGAACGCAGTCGGGTTTGACCAGCAGCGTAACGATCAACTGGAGGTCATCAACATTTCTTTTGACCGTCGAAACCTCCAGGAGGATCGAGAAATGCTGGATACGATGTACCGCCGCGAATTTTACATGGATGTCGCCCGCAAAGTTGGCCTGGTTCTGCTGGTCCTGTTCGCTTTCCTCCTCTTTAGAAGGAAGTCAAAAGCGCTCTTTGCGGCCCTGGGTAGACTGGCTGCGCCCGTGGGGTCGGTGGATGCTCTCCCGATCGAACTGTCGGCCCCCGCGCGACCTGAGCCGGAGGTGGCGGCGATTCGACCGGACATGCGCAAGCCTCGCCTGACTGACCAGATGAAGGCCACGGCCAAGGAACGTCCCGAAGAGATAGCCAAGGTTATTAAGACGATGATGATCGAGTAG
- the fliG gene encoding flagellar motor switch protein FliG yields MDYEQMTSQQRAAVALVSFGAEVSALVLKGLSESELEKITIEIANLRDVPPQIEAKVMEECHDIFMARQYISQGGVDFASQVLESALGPAKAREILHRLESSFQARGFSLLKDIDPKQLSGFFQNEHPQTTALILTQLHPNQAAAVLSELSPELQAEVSLRIATMEKISPETLKEIEATLSGHFGSEASRDLSVSGGAKTIAEILNLIDSTAEKNILQSLEADDPELAAEVKNMMFVFDDIVLLDDRSIQRLLKEVETKELSLALKAAGEEVKHKIFSNVSERVATMIKEEMEFMGPTRLSDVEAAQGRIVEAVRRLEEEGQIIIAGRGGKEDIIV; encoded by the coding sequence ATGGATTACGAACAGATGACCTCACAGCAACGAGCGGCCGTAGCGCTCGTATCGTTCGGCGCCGAGGTTTCGGCGCTGGTGCTTAAAGGATTGAGCGAATCAGAGTTGGAAAAGATCACGATTGAGATCGCCAACCTCCGCGACGTTCCGCCGCAGATCGAAGCCAAGGTCATGGAGGAATGTCACGACATCTTCATGGCGCGCCAGTACATCTCCCAGGGAGGTGTGGATTTCGCCTCTCAGGTCCTGGAATCGGCTCTTGGCCCCGCGAAAGCCCGGGAGATTCTGCACCGGCTGGAATCGTCATTCCAGGCGCGAGGGTTCTCACTTCTGAAGGATATCGACCCCAAGCAGCTTTCAGGGTTCTTTCAGAACGAACACCCCCAGACCACGGCGCTGATTCTCACCCAGTTGCATCCAAACCAGGCGGCCGCCGTGCTCTCGGAGCTTTCCCCTGAACTGCAGGCCGAGGTTTCACTTCGAATAGCCACCATGGAGAAAATCTCGCCCGAGACGCTCAAGGAAATCGAGGCCACCCTGTCCGGACACTTCGGGTCAGAGGCCAGTCGCGACCTGTCCGTCTCCGGCGGCGCCAAGACCATCGCCGAGATACTGAACCTCATCGACTCCACGGCCGAGAAGAACATCCTCCAGTCGCTGGAGGCAGATGACCCGGAGCTGGCCGCCGAGGTCAAGAACATGATGTTCGTGTTTGACGACATCGTCCTGCTTGATGACCGCTCAATCCAGCGTCTTCTCAAGGAGGTCGAGACCAAAGAGCTGTCCCTGGCTCTCAAGGCCGCCGGGGAAGAGGTCAAGCACAAGATTTTCAGCAACGTCTCGGAGCGCGTCGCCACCATGATCAAGGAAGAAATGGAGTTCATGGGGCCGACCAGGCTTTCCGACGTTGAGGCCGCCCAGGGGCGCATTGTCGAAGCCGTCCGGCGGCTCGAGGAGGAGGGCCAGATTATCATCGCCGGCCGCGGCGGCAAAGAGGATATCATTGTCTAA
- a CDS encoding FliH/SctL family protein → MSKIIRYSTEAPTVYVGERHEETVLEIRAEETLTEFFPIVSFVTSPNGAKLIPIQEVHKLKQVLDAERDKAYSAGFEKGQAEGLAEGQRDARQVLRQFEQALQDAIGQRESLLAEARQKVLELVIQVARKVTLDAISVDPEITATLISRVIDRLVDRSRLKIKVHPDFLPIVEQQTDRFLAGSTSIKDLTFEPDPRVRLGGCFIETPTGDIDARLESQFEVVQEAIRGDGDES, encoded by the coding sequence TTGTCTAAGATCATCCGATACTCCACCGAGGCTCCGACCGTATACGTCGGCGAACGACACGAGGAGACCGTCCTGGAAATCCGGGCGGAGGAAACACTGACCGAGTTCTTTCCCATCGTGTCTTTCGTTACCTCTCCCAATGGAGCGAAGCTGATCCCGATTCAGGAAGTCCACAAGCTCAAGCAGGTCCTTGACGCCGAAAGGGACAAGGCTTACAGCGCCGGGTTCGAAAAGGGCCAAGCCGAAGGGCTGGCCGAGGGGCAGCGTGACGCCCGCCAGGTGCTCAGGCAGTTCGAGCAGGCCCTGCAGGACGCCATCGGCCAGCGCGAATCGCTCCTGGCCGAGGCCAGGCAGAAGGTCCTGGAGCTCGTCATACAGGTGGCCAGAAAAGTCACTCTCGATGCCATCAGCGTGGATCCCGAGATAACCGCCACGCTGATCTCCCGGGTGATCGACCGGCTGGTTGACCGCTCGAGGTTAAAGATCAAGGTGCACCCCGACTTCCTTCCGATCGTAGAGCAGCAGACCGACCGATTCCTGGCGGGATCGACGTCCATCAAGGATCTTACATTCGAGCCCGACCCGCGAGTCCGGCTGGGCGGCTGTTTTATAGAAACTCCGACCGGGGACATAGACGCTCGGTTGGAATCACAGTTCGAGGTTGTCCAGGAGGCCATACGCGGCGATGGGGACGAGTCGTGA
- a CDS encoding FliI/YscN family ATPase, which translates to MYADRISRASTVRQFGKVTQVVGLVIESAGPAVSVGRLCHIENRDDGSRVRAEVVGFRDDRTLLMPLGSTAGITPGAIVTSTGEQLRVPVGPGLIGRIVGGLGEPLDGKGPVTCSASRSVSARPIPVLRRRRITESIRTGIKSVDLTAAIGKGQRMGIFAGSGIGKSIMLGMIARGSSADVNVIALVGERGREVREFIEQDLGPEGLKRSVVVAVSSDQPALIRIKGAMVATTIAEYFRDQGKDVMLLMDSITRIAIAQREVGLAVGEPPATRGYTPSVFAMLPSLLERAGNTEEGSITGLYAVLVEGDDFNEPISDAVRSTLDGHVALSRRLAALNQYPAVDILDSISRLMKDVCTAQELDLAARARALVATYREAEDLINVGAYVKGSNEKIDRAIEKIDDVNQFFRQDISELCDHEAAVAELAQILDS; encoded by the coding sequence ATGTATGCCGACCGCATCAGCCGCGCTTCCACCGTTCGGCAATTCGGCAAGGTGACACAGGTGGTAGGGCTGGTCATCGAATCAGCCGGGCCGGCCGTTTCCGTCGGTCGTCTCTGTCACATCGAAAACCGGGACGACGGCTCGCGTGTCCGGGCGGAGGTGGTCGGATTTCGCGACGACAGAACGCTTCTGATGCCCCTGGGCAGCACGGCGGGCATCACGCCGGGGGCTATTGTCACATCCACGGGGGAGCAGTTGCGGGTACCGGTAGGCCCGGGGCTTATCGGCCGCATCGTCGGCGGTCTGGGCGAACCGTTAGACGGCAAAGGACCGGTGACGTGCAGTGCCTCGCGATCCGTGTCCGCCCGACCCATTCCGGTTCTGCGCCGGAGACGCATCACCGAGTCCATTCGAACCGGCATCAAGTCCGTGGACCTCACGGCAGCAATCGGGAAAGGTCAGCGCATGGGCATTTTTGCCGGCTCCGGCATCGGCAAGTCGATCATGCTCGGCATGATCGCGAGGGGCTCCTCGGCCGATGTGAACGTGATTGCCCTTGTCGGCGAACGGGGCCGGGAGGTCCGCGAGTTCATCGAGCAGGACCTCGGCCCGGAGGGTCTGAAGCGATCCGTGGTGGTGGCTGTCAGTTCCGATCAGCCGGCGCTCATCCGTATCAAGGGCGCCATGGTTGCCACGACGATTGCCGAGTATTTCCGCGACCAGGGCAAGGACGTTATGTTGTTGATGGATTCCATAACGCGGATCGCCATAGCCCAGCGCGAGGTCGGCCTGGCCGTCGGCGAGCCGCCGGCCACACGCGGTTACACGCCTTCCGTGTTCGCCATGCTTCCCTCGCTGCTGGAACGAGCCGGTAACACCGAAGAAGGATCGATTACCGGCCTGTACGCGGTTCTCGTCGAAGGGGACGACTTCAACGAACCGATATCCGATGCCGTGCGGTCGACTCTCGACGGGCACGTGGCCCTGTCGCGACGGCTGGCCGCCCTCAACCAGTATCCGGCGGTCGACATCCTCGACTCGATCAGCCGCCTGATGAAGGACGTGTGCACGGCGCAGGAACTGGACCTGGCCGCCCGCGCCCGGGCGCTCGTGGCGACGTACAGGGAGGCTGAGGACCTGATTAACGTCGGCGCTTACGTCAAGGGTTCGAACGAGAAAATAGACCGGGCTATCGAGAAAATCGACGACGTAAACCAGTTCTTCCGCCAGGATATATCCGAACTGTGCGATCACGAGGCCGCCGTTGCCGAGCTTGCACAGATCCTGGATTCCTGA
- the fliJ gene encoding flagellar export protein FliJ has protein sequence MKRFKYRLQPLLNVKSHLEKQRQKEHARASEKVMHQKDLLAGIYAERDATAETQKARMIGRISISGLLVCSRYLLKLRRDTLAGIELLRGLEKAAEERRLALVKASKERRIYEKLRERQRAKYFKELARQERNESDEIAGNTFRLHSGKSSGSRGGREVAAGKTPATSSESTS, from the coding sequence ATGAAGAGGTTCAAGTACCGTCTTCAACCCCTGCTCAACGTCAAATCGCACCTCGAAAAACAGCGACAGAAGGAACACGCCCGGGCAAGCGAGAAGGTCATGCATCAGAAGGATCTCCTGGCCGGGATATATGCCGAGCGTGATGCCACCGCCGAGACTCAGAAAGCCCGGATGATCGGCCGGATATCGATCTCCGGACTGCTCGTCTGCTCACGGTATCTGCTGAAGCTCAGGCGCGATACGCTGGCCGGAATCGAACTGTTGCGCGGACTGGAAAAGGCGGCCGAAGAGAGACGCCTGGCCCTGGTCAAAGCCTCGAAAGAACGGAGAATCTACGAGAAGCTTCGCGAACGCCAGCGGGCGAAGTACTTCAAGGAACTGGCTCGACAGGAGAGAAACGAAAGCGACGAAATAGCGGGCAATACCTTCCGCCTTCACAGCGGCAAATCGTCCGGGTCTCGCGGGGGGCGTGAAGTCGCGGCGGGCAAGACGCCGGCCACGTCTTCGGAATCTACTTCATAA
- a CDS encoding T9SS type A sorting domain-containing protein → MNRTIRIWLLVLIGSLTMTSTAWTQGTDPNLPDTVWVDSAVAYTSGIGVVPIRFLNDELLSGVEITLKPNSPQVAIDSFSFLGGRLEDSDFRGASFNRDSTAISVYAFDGIPPATGLLGHLFLSYPSSISPQVVLIDSTTIIEGSITRGTSFTDDAFDAFVPQFVPGRLIIREAPVAFDSVWITDTAGERGQTIALDVNFFNEDDVANVTVALDYGSPYLQYDSVSFQQTRPLPPYSNSQPVQNQNESSELILRLSFYEADPLPAGSGIIASLYFTIDPLAPDTIIKIDTTAFAGVVHTTVTRTPAAGDITFTPLFTAGYVEIRLPTDVDDAVDDHPLPSQYALAQNYPNPFNPTTLIQFSLPTSNRVRIDVFNVLGRRVRRLVDRQMAAGVHEVEFDAHSDSGQPLASGVYFYRLVTDAYTTSRKMVLMK, encoded by the coding sequence ATGAACAGAACAATTCGGATATGGTTGCTCGTCTTAATCGGCTCGCTGACGATGACTTCTACCGCCTGGACCCAGGGGACGGACCCCAACCTGCCAGACACCGTCTGGGTCGACTCCGCGGTGGCATATACGTCGGGAATAGGCGTCGTGCCGATTCGTTTCCTGAACGATGAATTGCTGTCGGGAGTCGAGATCACGCTGAAGCCCAACTCCCCGCAGGTCGCTATTGACTCGTTCTCGTTTCTGGGCGGCCGGCTTGAAGATTCAGATTTCAGGGGCGCCAGTTTCAACAGAGATTCAACCGCGATCTCCGTATATGCCTTTGACGGTATCCCACCGGCGACCGGGTTGCTCGGGCATCTCTTCCTGTCGTATCCGTCGAGCATATCACCGCAGGTCGTCCTAATCGACTCAACGACGATTATTGAAGGCTCCATCACCCGGGGCACTTCGTTTACCGACGATGCGTTCGACGCTTTCGTACCTCAGTTCGTGCCGGGCCGCCTCATTATCCGCGAAGCCCCGGTGGCCTTTGACAGCGTCTGGATAACCGACACGGCCGGCGAGCGAGGACAGACGATTGCACTCGACGTCAACTTCTTCAACGAAGACGATGTTGCGAACGTCACGGTGGCCCTGGACTACGGATCTCCCTACCTGCAGTACGACTCCGTGTCGTTTCAGCAGACCCGGCCGTTGCCGCCGTACAGCAACAGCCAGCCGGTTCAGAATCAGAACGAGTCCTCCGAATTGATACTGCGTCTCTCGTTCTACGAGGCCGACCCTCTTCCGGCCGGCAGCGGGATCATTGCCAGCCTCTACTTCACCATCGACCCGCTGGCCCCGGACACTATCATAAAGATAGACACCACGGCCTTTGCCGGTGTCGTGCACACCACCGTGACGCGCACGCCGGCGGCCGGCGATATCACCTTTACCCCCCTGTTCACGGCGGGATACGTTGAGATCCGTCTGCCGACCGACGTGGACGACGCTGTTGATGACCACCCCCTGCCGTCACAGTATGCGCTGGCCCAGAATTATCCGAATCCGTTCAACCCCACTACGCTGATTCAGTTCAGCCTGCCGACCTCCAACCGCGTGCGGATAGACGTGTTCAACGTGCTTGGCCGGAGAGTGCGACGGCTGGTAGACCGGCAGATGGCGGCGGGAGTTCACGAAGTAGAATTCGACGCTCATTCGGATTCCGGTCAGCCGCTTGCTTCCGGCGTGTACTTTTACCGCCTGGTCACCGACGCCTACACGACCAGCCGGAAGATGGTTCTTATGAAGTAG